In the Bradyrhizobium guangzhouense genome, one interval contains:
- a CDS encoding cytochrome P450 produces MNEQVQSVASDPLFNPLAPDFIRNPYPHYDRLRTIDPIHVTPFGQFVASRHAEVSLVMRDKRFGKDFVERTTRRYGPDIMKEPVFRSMGHWMLQADPPDHTRLRGLVVKAFTARRVEDMRPRIQEIVDQTIDAVIGRGQMDLIEDFAFRLPVTIICEMLGIPEDHREVFYKSSRDGGRLLDPVPMTPEEIAKGNAATTMAQMYFQQLFELRRKTPGDDLITQLVQAEEDGNKLTNEELTANIILLFGAGHETTVNLIGNGLLALHRNPDQLALLKARPDLMTNAIEEFLRYDSSVQMTGRVALEEIDDLGGKTIPKGETVLCLLGSANHDPAVYPDHPDRLDITRPNVKPLSFGGGIHFCLGAQLARIEAEIAIATLLRRLPGLRIDDVENPEWRPTFVLRGLKQLPASW; encoded by the coding sequence ATGAACGAGCAAGTGCAGAGCGTCGCCAGCGATCCCCTGTTCAATCCGCTCGCGCCGGACTTCATCCGCAATCCCTATCCGCATTACGACCGGCTGCGCACGATCGACCCGATCCACGTCACGCCGTTCGGCCAGTTCGTGGCGAGCCGCCATGCGGAGGTCAGCCTGGTGATGCGCGACAAACGCTTCGGCAAGGATTTCGTCGAGCGCACGACACGCCGTTATGGCCCCGACATCATGAAGGAGCCGGTGTTCCGCAGCATGGGGCACTGGATGCTGCAGGCCGATCCGCCCGATCACACCCGCCTGCGCGGCCTCGTCGTGAAGGCGTTCACCGCGCGCCGCGTCGAGGACATGCGGCCGCGCATCCAGGAGATCGTCGACCAGACCATCGATGCCGTGATCGGCCGCGGCCAGATGGACCTGATCGAGGATTTCGCCTTTCGCCTGCCTGTCACCATCATCTGCGAGATGCTCGGCATCCCCGAAGACCATCGCGAGGTCTTCTACAAGAGCTCGCGCGACGGCGGGCGGCTGCTCGACCCGGTGCCGATGACGCCGGAGGAGATCGCGAAGGGCAACGCCGCCACGACGATGGCGCAGATGTATTTCCAGCAGCTGTTCGAGCTGCGCCGCAAGACTCCCGGCGACGACCTCATCACCCAGCTGGTGCAGGCCGAGGAGGACGGCAACAAGCTCACCAATGAGGAGCTGACGGCCAATATCATCCTGCTGTTCGGCGCAGGCCACGAGACCACGGTCAATCTGATCGGCAACGGCCTCTTGGCGCTCCATCGCAATCCGGACCAGCTCGCGCTGTTGAAGGCGCGGCCAGACCTGATGACCAACGCGATCGAGGAATTCCTGCGCTACGATTCCTCGGTGCAGATGACCGGCCGCGTCGCGCTGGAGGAGATCGACGATCTCGGCGGCAAGACCATCCCCAAGGGCGAGACCGTGCTCTGCCTGCTCGGTTCGGCCAATCACGACCCGGCCGTTTATCCCGATCACCCCGATCGGCTCGATATCACCAGGCCGAACGTCAAGCCGCTGTCGTTCGGCGGCGGCATCCATTTCTGCCTGGGGGCCCAATTGGCGCGCATCGAGGCCGAGATCGCCATCGCCACGCTGCTCCGGCGCCTGCCGGGTTTGCGCATCGACGACGTCGAAAACCCCGAATGGCGCCCGACCTTCGTGCTGCGGGGCCTGAAGCAGCTGCCGGCGAGCTGGTGA
- a CDS encoding AsmA-like C-terminal region-containing protein, whose translation MQTTLLGLAIAFILALLAALIGPYFVDWNQFRPQFEAEATRIIGVPVRVAGELDARLLPAPKLRLRSVTFGGNNDLGRLRADKLDVEFSLSSLMRGEWRATELTVGGMAVDLGLDARGKVDLPSTATGTFNLASLAIDRLNLTGRIALHDAASRSTLELIDIVFSGDVRSLAGSVRGDGKFTANGVRYPFRVSSGPSPDGSATRVHLNIDPGERAILADLEGVLAFDNRLPKFDGALTLAVPPPKKAGEAGPTPWKLTAKLKADPAGAKFDQIDASFGLEDSALKVGGVGDLRFGASPLLRAVLSARQVDADKLAGRDDAEPLRILPALRAGLAAIPQAPIPAQIEFNSDQIMLGGRPLQNITTELQTDGRSWTFRRLDLRAPGMTQVSLNGAAPGADSFSGRIGVESSDPDTLVAWLQGRNEVTRRSTRPLRLDGNVTIAANHLAIDGLKADIEGGTVEGRIAFVQTGANKGSRIDAELKADRLDLDAAASFVRALAGPQGEWPEEAKLSLDIGRAISAGQELRPFAARLGYGPTAMSLEQLRFGQASGVTTEASGSFDRTRATGKLALKSSANSLRDLTALLEPIAPAVRARFDAIPALPGATRLKLDLSLDRNAEHADRSDARIVLDLDAPQLKATATLAAQPQAADVNAIDIDKLRNSGFTLESKVSTPRAAALTALLGLDRMVAAGEGASQIEGRLSGAWRRPMQLNAKLGGGGLDADAQGSVDLSAAEPKANVNLRVRNANLAPLFGTSPADKSVQAVSLSSRLTLSGNRLTFDDLDSTASGSHLRGHLAVTFDQEKSVDGEIGLDTLDLMPALALAVGAAGRDSGEPLGAGLITGWRGRIAFQALRGNLPGGIEIRPFSGTLRGDGQSLALDALKGGLGGGEMTASLDARNGANGLAVNAHLDLANVDAASLRYRDLALPKGRASAQMTLTSEGRSVTALTGALAGNGTVTLDAAEISGLNPRAFEIAIRASDGGQVSDDARLRQLVEPALSAGPIAVASAQIPFTIRDGRLRVGATPLEAKNAHAIVSGGYDIPADQADIRASLTPIMTGLSGAPPEIQLFAAGPPDKLSRTIDLTPLSSWLAVRTIDRETRRLDAIERGEPPPATAALPALVSPEPEPAPALTDVPMPGRDPRRAPPKAKPEPRAEPRVAPTPRPPLAAPAAPSPPLASQQVAPLPPPIDVRPAPGPPPAKPRPKPPLVLTPQNP comes from the coding sequence GTGCAGACGACGCTGCTCGGATTGGCGATTGCCTTTATCTTAGCGCTGCTGGCCGCGCTGATCGGGCCTTACTTCGTTGACTGGAACCAGTTCCGGCCCCAGTTCGAGGCAGAGGCGACCCGAATCATCGGCGTCCCGGTGCGCGTGGCGGGCGAGCTCGATGCACGGCTGTTGCCGGCGCCGAAATTGCGTCTGCGTTCGGTCACCTTCGGCGGCAACAACGATCTCGGGCGCTTGCGCGCCGACAAGCTCGACGTCGAGTTCAGCCTGAGCTCGCTGATGCGCGGCGAATGGCGCGCCACCGAGCTCACGGTCGGCGGCATGGCGGTTGACCTCGGGCTCGACGCCAGGGGCAAGGTCGATCTGCCCTCCACCGCGACCGGCACTTTCAATCTCGCCTCGCTCGCCATCGATCGGCTCAATCTCACCGGCCGTATCGCCCTCCACGATGCCGCCAGCCGTTCGACCCTCGAGCTCATTGATATCGTCTTTTCCGGCGACGTCCGCTCGCTCGCAGGCTCGGTGCGGGGCGATGGCAAATTCACGGCCAATGGTGTGCGTTATCCGTTCCGCGTCTCCTCCGGCCCGAGCCCGGACGGCAGCGCCACCCGCGTGCACCTCAATATCGATCCCGGCGAGCGCGCCATTCTGGCCGATCTCGAAGGCGTGCTTGCCTTCGACAACCGCCTGCCGAAATTCGATGGCGCGCTGACGCTGGCGGTGCCGCCACCGAAGAAAGCAGGCGAGGCGGGGCCGACGCCGTGGAAGCTCACCGCAAAGCTCAAGGCCGATCCGGCCGGTGCCAAGTTCGACCAGATCGACGCGAGCTTCGGCCTTGAGGACAGCGCGCTGAAGGTCGGCGGCGTCGGCGACCTCAGGTTCGGCGCCTCGCCGCTGCTGCGCGCCGTGCTGTCGGCGCGGCAGGTCGATGCCGACAAGCTCGCCGGCCGCGACGATGCCGAGCCGCTGCGCATCTTGCCCGCTTTGCGCGCAGGTCTCGCGGCGATCCCGCAGGCGCCGATCCCGGCGCAGATCGAGTTCAACTCCGACCAGATCATGCTGGGCGGCCGTCCGCTCCAGAACATCACGACCGAGCTTCAGACCGATGGCCGGTCCTGGACCTTCCGGCGGCTCGATCTGCGCGCGCCCGGCATGACGCAGGTTTCGCTCAACGGCGCGGCGCCCGGCGCCGACAGTTTCAGCGGCCGCATCGGCGTCGAATCCTCCGATCCGGATACGCTGGTGGCCTGGCTGCAGGGCCGCAACGAGGTGACCCGGCGCAGCACGCGGCCGCTCCGTCTCGACGGCAATGTGACGATCGCGGCCAATCATCTGGCCATCGACGGCCTGAAGGCCGACATCGAAGGCGGCACCGTCGAAGGGCGGATCGCTTTCGTGCAAACGGGCGCCAACAAGGGCTCGCGGATCGACGCGGAGCTGAAGGCCGACCGGCTCGACCTCGACGCCGCCGCGAGCTTTGTCCGCGCGCTCGCAGGCCCGCAAGGCGAATGGCCGGAGGAGGCGAAGCTTTCGCTCGACATCGGCCGTGCGATCTCGGCCGGCCAGGAGTTGCGGCCGTTCGCGGCCAGGCTCGGCTACGGCCCGACGGCAATGTCGCTGGAGCAGTTGCGCTTCGGCCAGGCCAGCGGCGTGACCACGGAGGCATCAGGCAGTTTTGACCGCACCAGGGCCACCGGCAAGCTCGCGCTGAAATCGTCGGCCAATTCGCTGCGCGATCTCACGGCGTTGCTGGAGCCGATCGCGCCCGCGGTCCGCGCGCGCTTCGATGCCATCCCGGCATTGCCGGGCGCGACGCGGCTGAAGCTCGACCTCAGCCTCGACCGGAACGCCGAACATGCCGATCGCAGCGATGCGCGAATCGTGCTCGACCTCGATGCGCCCCAGCTCAAGGCCACCGCGACGCTCGCAGCGCAGCCGCAGGCCGCTGACGTCAACGCCATCGACATCGACAAATTGCGCAACAGCGGCTTCACGCTGGAATCGAAGGTCTCGACGCCGCGGGCCGCCGCGTTGACCGCGCTGCTCGGCCTCGATCGCATGGTCGCCGCAGGCGAGGGCGCCTCGCAGATCGAGGGCAGGCTGAGCGGGGCCTGGCGAAGGCCGATGCAGCTGAACGCCAAGCTCGGAGGCGGCGGCCTGGACGCGGATGCGCAAGGCAGTGTCGATTTGTCGGCGGCCGAGCCGAAGGCAAACGTCAATCTGCGCGTGCGCAACGCCAATCTCGCGCCGCTGTTCGGGACCAGCCCGGCCGACAAATCGGTGCAGGCCGTGAGCCTGTCCTCGCGCCTCACGCTGTCGGGCAATCGTCTGACCTTCGACGATCTCGACAGCACCGCATCCGGTTCACACCTGCGCGGCCACCTCGCCGTCACGTTCGATCAGGAGAAAAGCGTCGACGGCGAAATCGGGCTGGACACGCTCGATCTGATGCCGGCGCTCGCGCTTGCCGTCGGCGCCGCCGGGCGCGACAGCGGCGAGCCGCTCGGCGCGGGCCTCATCACCGGCTGGCGCGGCCGCATCGCGTTCCAGGCGCTGCGCGGCAACCTGCCCGGGGGAATCGAGATCCGCCCGTTCAGCGGCACGCTCAGGGGCGACGGTCAGTCGCTTGCGCTCGACGCGCTCAAGGGCGGACTTGGTGGCGGCGAGATGACCGCGAGCCTCGATGCGCGCAATGGCGCCAATGGTCTGGCGGTGAACGCGCATCTCGATCTCGCTAATGTCGATGCGGCCTCGCTGCGTTACCGCGATCTGGCGCTGCCCAAGGGGCGCGCCTCGGCCCAGATGACGCTGACGAGTGAGGGCCGCAGCGTCACGGCCCTCACCGGCGCGCTTGCCGGCAACGGCACGGTGACGCTCGATGCGGCCGAGATCAGCGGTCTCAATCCGCGCGCCTTCGAGATTGCCATCCGCGCCAGCGACGGCGGCCAGGTCTCCGACGACGCCCGCTTGCGTCAACTGGTCGAGCCCGCATTGTCCGCGGGGCCGATTGCGGTCGCCTCGGCGCAGATCCCGTTCACGATTCGCGACGGTCGTCTGCGCGTCGGCGCAACGCCGCTGGAAGCCAAGAACGCCCATGCCATCGTCTCCGGCGGTTACGACATTCCGGCCGACCAGGCCGACATCCGCGCCAGCCTGACGCCGATCATGACCGGCCTGTCCGGCGCGCCGCCGGAGATCCAGCTGTTTGCGGCCGGTCCGCCCGACAAGCTCAGCCGCACGATCGATCTGACACCGCTGTCGTCGTGGCTTGCGGTGCGCACGATCGACCGCGAGACGCGCCGGCTCGATGCCATCGAGCGCGGTGAGCCGCCGCCGGCGACCGCCGCGCTGCCGGCGCTGGTCTCGCCTGAGCCCGAGCCCGCACCCGCATTGACCGACGTGCCGATGCCCGGCCGCGACCCGCGCCGCGCGCCGCCGAAGGCGAAGCCTGAGCCCAGAGCAGAACCCAGGGTCGCACCGACGCCGAGGCCTCCGCTTGCCGCGCCCGCCGCGCCGAGCCCGCCGCTGGCAAGCCAGCAGGTTGCCCCCTTGCCGCCGCCGATCGACGTGCGGCCTGCCCCGGGCCCGCCGCCCGCCAAGCCCCGGCCGAAGCCGCCGCTGGTCCTGACGCCGCAGAACCCGTAG
- a CDS encoding DUF2336 domain-containing protein, giving the protein MDGAKTLLQDLDDAIARGSDESRAKALWHATDLLITGRYVDDDISMFGEVIGRLADEIEVAARAQLSELLAGCDHAPLNVIEKLALDDEIEVAGPVLRDSVRIGEKVLVESAMTKGQAHLLAISQREAIGEAVTDVLVKRGNQEVVTSVARNEGARFSGSGLLHMVRRAEGDSILAEQLGLRKDVPRHIFQQLISKASEDVRLRLATERPEMMSQIQSSVTEVTGDLQSKFGPSSRSYFVAKRVVTTQYRQGNLNQVSISNYARQHRFDEVQIGLSLLSSLPVDVIERALMDRNREMILVLCKALDFSWDTTMSLLFLGAKDHLITARELHDNERDFGRLKIETSRSILKFYQSRKNSAGADPATGRQPELQVH; this is encoded by the coding sequence ATGGATGGGGCGAAAACGCTTCTACAGGATCTGGACGACGCGATCGCGCGCGGCAGCGATGAAAGCCGGGCGAAGGCGTTGTGGCATGCGACCGATCTTCTGATCACGGGCCGCTACGTCGACGACGATATCAGCATGTTCGGCGAGGTCATCGGCCGGCTTGCCGACGAGATCGAGGTCGCGGCGCGGGCGCAGCTCTCCGAATTGTTGGCAGGCTGCGATCACGCGCCGCTCAACGTCATCGAGAAGCTCGCGCTCGACGACGAGATCGAGGTCGCCGGCCCCGTGCTGCGCGACTCCGTCAGGATCGGCGAGAAGGTGCTGGTCGAAAGCGCCATGACCAAGGGCCAGGCGCATCTGCTCGCGATCTCCCAGCGCGAGGCGATCGGCGAGGCCGTGACCGACGTTCTCGTCAAACGTGGTAACCAGGAGGTTGTCACCTCGGTTGCCAGGAACGAGGGCGCGCGCTTCTCGGGCTCGGGCCTGCTGCACATGGTCCGCCGCGCCGAGGGAGATTCGATTCTGGCCGAGCAGCTCGGCCTGCGTAAGGACGTGCCGCGCCATATCTTCCAGCAACTCATCTCCAAGGCGTCGGAAGACGTTCGTCTCCGGCTTGCGACCGAGCGCCCGGAGATGATGTCGCAGATCCAGAGCTCGGTGACCGAGGTGACCGGCGATCTGCAGTCCAAGTTCGGCCCGTCCTCGCGCAGCTACTTCGTCGCCAAGCGCGTGGTGACGACGCAGTACCGGCAGGGCAACCTCAACCAGGTCTCGATCTCGAACTATGCGCGCCAGCACCGCTTCGACGAGGTGCAGATCGGCCTGTCGCTGCTGTCCTCGCTCCCGGTCGACGTGATCGAGCGTGCGCTGATGGACCGTAACCGCGAGATGATCCTGGTGCTGTGCAAGGCGCTCGACTTCTCCTGGGACACGACGATGTCGCTGTTGTTCCTGGGCGCCAAGGATCATCTGATCACGGCGCGCGAGCTTCACGACAACGAGCGCGACTTCGGCCGGCTCAAGATCGAGACCTCGCGCAGCATTCTGAAATTCTACCAGTCGCGCAAGAACAGCGCCGGCGCCGATCCCGCCACGGGTCGTCAGCCTGAGCTCCAGGTTCACTGA
- a CDS encoding 3-oxoacyl-ACP reductase family protein, producing the protein MTLAGKRALVTGASRGIGAAISKALAAEGADVAITYEKSADSAADVVNAIKATGRKAVAIQADSADVVAVQASVDKTVAALGGLDILVNNAGILRLGGLNDMSLADIDALLHVNVRSPIVASKAALRHLGKGGRIITIGSYFADRVPSPALGIYSTSKSALSAFTKGLARELGPKDITVNLVQPGSINTDMNPAHGPIAETLKQFMALGHYGAPDDIANAVAFLASAKAQYITGSTLTVDGGANA; encoded by the coding sequence ATGACACTGGCAGGAAAACGGGCCCTGGTGACGGGCGCAAGCAGGGGTATCGGCGCGGCCATCTCGAAGGCGCTTGCCGCAGAAGGTGCCGACGTCGCCATCACTTACGAAAAATCCGCGGACAGCGCCGCTGATGTCGTCAACGCGATCAAGGCGACGGGGCGGAAGGCCGTGGCGATCCAGGCCGACAGCGCCGATGTCGTCGCCGTCCAGGCTTCCGTCGACAAAACAGTCGCGGCATTGGGCGGGCTCGATATCCTCGTCAACAACGCCGGCATTCTGCGCCTGGGCGGCCTCAACGACATGTCGCTCGCCGACATCGATGCGCTCCTGCATGTCAACGTCCGTTCGCCGATCGTGGCGAGCAAGGCGGCGCTCCGCCATCTCGGCAAGGGCGGGCGCATCATCACCATCGGCAGCTATTTTGCCGATCGCGTGCCCTCACCCGCGCTCGGCATATATTCGACCTCGAAGTCGGCGCTATCAGCGTTCACGAAGGGACTGGCGCGCGAGCTTGGCCCCAAGGACATCACGGTCAACCTGGTGCAGCCGGGCTCGATCAACACCGACATGAACCCGGCCCACGGCCCGATTGCGGAAACATTGAAGCAGTTCATGGCGCTCGGCCATTACGGCGCACCTGATGACATCGCCAATGCGGTCGCGTTCCTGGCGAGCGCGAAAGCGCAATATATCACCGGCTCGACGCTCACCGTCGACGGTGGAGCAAACGCCTGA
- a CDS encoding TetR/AcrR family transcriptional regulator has translation MAGRPREFDREAALEAAMLLFWRKGYAAASMNDLCEAMGVRSPSLYAAFESKEALYLAAIEHYVQTEGPPVWDRLGEGATAREGIAKLLHSAAEILPKSRSAPAGCMAVLGAVSDEWPASIARAVRKVRSDMLSNLHARLQAAVADGELSAATDIEALSRFYLSVYQGMSIQAKDGATQAELEGAADAAMAAWPQFRRTG, from the coding sequence ATGGCGGGACGGCCACGGGAATTCGATCGCGAGGCGGCGCTGGAGGCGGCCATGCTGCTGTTCTGGCGCAAGGGCTATGCGGCAGCCTCGATGAACGATCTGTGCGAGGCGATGGGCGTGCGCTCGCCAAGTCTCTATGCCGCGTTCGAGAGCAAGGAAGCGCTCTATCTCGCGGCGATCGAACATTACGTCCAGACAGAGGGCCCCCCGGTGTGGGACAGGCTGGGCGAAGGGGCAACCGCGCGCGAGGGCATCGCCAAGCTGCTGCACAGCGCGGCCGAGATCCTGCCCAAATCGCGTTCGGCACCGGCAGGCTGCATGGCCGTGCTCGGCGCTGTCAGCGACGAATGGCCGGCTTCGATCGCCCGCGCCGTCAGGAAAGTCCGCAGCGACATGCTGAGCAATCTGCACGCACGGCTTCAGGCTGCGGTTGCCGACGGCGAATTGTCCGCCGCGACCGACATCGAGGCTCTCAGCCGTTTCTATCTCAGCGTCTATCAGGGCATGTCCATCCAGGCCAAGGACGGTGCCACGCAGGCGGAACTGGAGGGCGCCGCCGATGCGGCGATGGCGGCGTGGCCGCAGTTCCGCAGGACGGGTTGA
- a CDS encoding response regulator encodes MSEPPSILIVEDEYPLQGVLESVLADAGFASDILSSGEEAMTVFVARGKRHKALVTDVYLGGKLNGWDLARRMREKDPALPVVYITGSAGAALWRSQGVPNSVLLEKPFHPERLVAALMRL; translated from the coding sequence ATGTCGGAACCGCCATCGATCCTGATCGTGGAGGATGAATATCCGCTTCAGGGCGTGCTCGAGAGCGTGCTGGCGGATGCAGGCTTTGCCTCCGACATCCTTTCGTCAGGCGAAGAGGCGATGACCGTGTTCGTCGCGCGCGGCAAGCGTCACAAGGCGCTGGTGACCGATGTCTATCTGGGCGGCAAGCTCAACGGTTGGGATCTCGCCCGGCGGATGCGGGAAAAGGACCCGGCTCTTCCGGTCGTGTACATTACGGGTAGCGCCGGCGCTGCATTGTGGAGGTCGCAGGGCGTGCCCAACAGCGTGCTGCTGGAGAAGCCGTTTCATCCCGAACGGCTGGTTGCGGCGCTGATGAGGCTGTGA
- a CDS encoding response regulator, protein MSIERDHHVLVFAPIGRDGPAAAELFRSSGLEAINCRNLSELVSEMTAGVGAVFVAEEGLFGQDTAPLGQWIANQPPWSDLPFVILTSHREQPAVVAWRRNIVALLRNVSLLERPVQPMTLTSAIQSAMRARGRQYEIRAMLQAREQTAQQLEKLVVERTRALAEANEQLRLEMNERARVEETLRQAQKIEAIGQLTGGVAHDFNNLLMVISGGLDMLDRQTDPSRRRRLMDGMVQAAQRGASLTRQLLAFSRRQTLRPEPVDVAAQMGGMRELLDRSLRGDVHVEFDFPDNLWPVEVDPGELELVILNLAVNARDAMPNGGTIVVRGENLPELNDEQIAGDFVRLSVVDTGIGMGPEILSRVFEPFFTTKEVGKGSGLGLAQVHGFTTQSRGTVRIRSEIGKGTNIELYLPRSHNVPSRELHLVDLNMTRPTRSNHGRILLVEDDDEVAALVSEMLAQLGYEVTRTASGAAALGALADGRTVDLVFSDIMMPGGMNGVELAREIRRRRSDIPVLLTSGYSEAAVHDAQLAGIQILPKPYHLDDLAAALSAVRSEFRLDAEAKRSNRC, encoded by the coding sequence ATGAGCATCGAGCGAGATCACCATGTTCTCGTCTTTGCTCCGATCGGGCGCGACGGACCGGCTGCTGCAGAACTGTTCCGAAGCTCGGGTCTCGAGGCGATCAATTGCCGAAATCTTTCCGAACTCGTCAGTGAGATGACCGCTGGCGTGGGCGCGGTCTTCGTTGCCGAGGAAGGCCTGTTCGGACAGGACACCGCGCCGCTCGGGCAATGGATCGCGAACCAGCCGCCATGGTCCGACCTGCCTTTCGTGATCCTCACCAGTCATCGCGAGCAACCGGCTGTCGTCGCCTGGCGCCGCAATATCGTCGCGCTTTTACGGAACGTCTCGCTGCTCGAACGTCCGGTCCAGCCGATGACCCTGACGAGCGCCATTCAGTCGGCCATGCGAGCCAGAGGACGTCAATATGAGATCCGGGCAATGCTCCAGGCGCGAGAGCAGACGGCCCAGCAACTCGAAAAGCTGGTCGTCGAGCGCACGCGCGCGCTGGCGGAGGCCAATGAGCAGTTACGCCTGGAGATGAACGAGCGCGCACGGGTCGAGGAGACGCTTCGCCAGGCCCAGAAGATCGAAGCCATCGGCCAGTTGACCGGCGGGGTGGCGCATGACTTCAACAATCTGCTGATGGTCATTTCCGGCGGCCTCGACATGCTCGACCGTCAGACAGACCCAAGCCGCCGTCGCCGCCTGATGGACGGGATGGTCCAGGCCGCGCAGCGCGGCGCCAGCCTGACCCGACAGCTTCTCGCCTTCTCTCGCCGGCAGACACTGCGGCCAGAACCCGTCGATGTCGCGGCGCAGATGGGCGGCATGCGGGAACTGCTCGATCGGAGCCTGCGAGGCGACGTCCACGTCGAGTTCGACTTTCCGGACAATCTCTGGCCGGTCGAGGTCGATCCCGGCGAGCTCGAGCTCGTGATCCTCAACCTCGCCGTCAACGCCCGTGACGCCATGCCCAATGGCGGCACGATCGTCGTACGCGGGGAAAACCTTCCCGAGCTGAATGACGAGCAGATCGCAGGCGACTTTGTCCGCCTGTCTGTCGTCGACACCGGCATCGGCATGGGACCGGAAATCCTGTCGCGCGTTTTCGAGCCGTTCTTCACGACCAAGGAGGTCGGAAAGGGCTCGGGGCTCGGCCTCGCCCAAGTCCACGGATTCACGACGCAATCACGTGGTACGGTCCGCATTCGATCGGAGATCGGCAAAGGCACCAACATCGAACTCTATTTGCCGCGATCGCACAACGTTCCCTCCAGGGAGCTACATCTCGTCGACCTGAACATGACGCGGCCGACAAGAAGCAACCATGGCCGAATTCTCCTGGTCGAAGACGACGATGAGGTCGCCGCGCTGGTGAGCGAGATGCTCGCACAGCTCGGCTACGAGGTCACGCGTACCGCGAGTGGCGCCGCTGCGCTCGGCGCCCTCGCCGACGGCCGAACGGTCGATCTCGTCTTTTCCGACATCATGATGCCGGGCGGCATGAATGGCGTCGAGCTGGCCCGCGAGATCAGACGACGGCGAAGCGACATACCCGTGCTTCTGACCAGCGGATACTCCGAAGCCGCAGTTCACGATGCCCAATTGGCGGGCATCCAGATTCTCCCGAAACCCTATCATCTCGACGACCTGGCTGCAGCGCTGAGCGCCGTGAGATCGGAATTTCGGCTCGACGCGGAGGCCAAACGATCCAACCGGTGCTGA